The window TATTGGCAATGTTGCTCAATGCTTTTGCCTAGATTTATTTCTCTAGGGGCAGGAGAGCCGCACAACAGCACTTGCATCCCTTGTTGGTTGGCATAGTCTGCGATTTCGGCGTAGCGTTCTGTAAGCCAATTGCGTTCATCTTTACTTGCGGCAGGCGAGATGAGTAAGGTCTTTTTATTTGCCGTATAATGTTTGGCAAATTGAATATCTTCATCTGTGAGAGGGATATTCCAACTTGGTGTGGTAAACGGCACACCAATATAACGTGCAAAATCGGCAAAGTTATCTAAAACATGAAAGGAGTTAGTATTAGGAAGATGCTTATTAGTGAAAAGCCATTGACCTTCTTTTGTACGATTACGGCTAAAACCGACACGGTACTTCGCTTTTATGCCTAAAGATAATGCACTAGCGCGTATTGCGGCTTGCATATGCAGTAATGCATCGAACTTTTGTCCTTTTAATGCACTCCATACTGCCTGCATGCCTTTTAAACCCGCTTTCTTATCGAAGGTAACAACATTGATGCCGGGTAAATGACCAATGAGTTGAGTTTCTATTTTTCCTGTGACCCATGTGATATCCGTGTCTGGCCAGTGCTGTTGGATGGCTTGCACAACAGCAATAGCATGGCAAACATCTCCGATCGCAGATAGCCGTAGAATACATAGCGATTTTGGAGGAGAAGAAAATAGTGCCATGGCTGATACTCA is drawn from Photobacterium profundum SS9 and contains these coding sequences:
- a CDS encoding glycosyltransferase family 9 protein; translation: MALFSSPPKSLCILRLSAIGDVCHAIAVVQAIQQHWPDTDITWVTGKIETQLIGHLPGINVVTFDKKAGLKGMQAVWSALKGQKFDALLHMQAAIRASALSLGIKAKYRVGFSRNRTKEGQWLFTNKHLPNTNSFHVLDNFADFARYIGVPFTTPSWNIPLTDEDIQFAKHYTANKKTLLISPAASKDERNWLTERYAEIADYANQQGMQVLLCGSPAPREINLGKSIEQHCQYPVVNLIGQTNLKQLTALLGQADVVLAPDTGPAHLATTQGTPVIGLYAHSNPKRTGPYNSLDIVASVYEQHVEEQQGKPVNDLPWGTRVKGTDLMQDISVEHVKNILAGILSTANQR